A single genomic interval of Camelina sativa cultivar DH55 chromosome 11, Cs, whole genome shotgun sequence harbors:
- the LOC104724454 gene encoding uncharacterized protein LOC104724454 isoform X2, producing the protein MALVQRIPVSSSSVRNWQQARTTNLSPVCCLHYKTASSSSSSSSPFTEKHSVERYQRDQWLYKAVEPTPPSTPSPSPFEDEVFVRENDIASQLPELKKLLSVLREKRVKGCKGGDCGPGDVYLVGTGPGDPELLTLKAVRVIQSADLLLYDRLVSNDVLELVAPDARLLYVGKTAGYHSRTQEEIHELLLSFAEAGATVVRLKGGDPLVFGRGGEEMDFLQQQGIRVQVIPGITAASGIAAELGIPLTHRGVATSVRFLTGHSRKGGTDPLFVAENAADPDTTLVVYMGLGTLPSLAQKLMDHGLPCDTPAVAVERGTTPLQRTVFAELKDFATEIQSAGLVSPALVIIGKVVELSPLWPHCTK; encoded by the exons ATGGCTCTTGTCCAGAGGATTCCAGTTTCCTCTTCTAGTGTTCGGAATTGGCAACAAGCCAGGACCACTAATTTGAGTCCTGTTTGTTGTTTACATTACAAGActgcgtcttcttcttcttcttcttcttcgccgttTACAGAGAAGCACTCTGTGGAGAGGTACCAGAGGGATCAATGGCTGTACAAGGCGGTTGAACCCACGCCGCCATCGACTCCATCTCCATCGCCGTTTGAAGATGAAGTCTTTGTTAGGGAAAACGACATTGCGTCGCAGCTGCCTGAGCTGAAGAAGCTCTTGTCTGTgctgagagagaagagagttaaAGGCTGCAAAGGTGGTGATTGTGGACCAGGAGATGTGTATCTCGTTGGGACAGGACCAGGAGATCCTGAGCTTCTGACTCTTAAAGCTGTCAGAGTTATTCAAAGTGCCGATCTTTTGCTTTACGACAGGCTTGTCTCCAATGATGTCTTGGAGTTGGTTGCTCCTGATGCTAGGCTTCTTTATGTCGGCAAAACCGCTGGTTATCATAGCAGAACTCAG GAGGAGATTCATGAACTACTCCTAAGTTTTGCTGAAGCTGGTGCCACTGTTGTCAGGCTTAAAGGTGGAGATCCTCTG GTCTTTGGACGGGGCGGGGAAGAAATGGACTTTTTACAACAGCAAGGGATTCGAGTTCAAGTTATCCCAG GGATTACTGCAGCATCAGGGATAGCAGCAGAGTTGGGGATTCCACTAACACATCGCGGTGTTGCAACTAGTGTGAGGTTCCTCACGGGAC ATTCTAGGAAAGGAGGGACCGACCCTTTGTTTGTTGCAGAGAATGCAGCTGACCCGGATACAACACTTGTCGTTTATATGGGTTTGGGAACGTTACCTTCTCTAGCGCAAAAACTGATGGACCATGGTCTCCCTTGTGATACACCAGCTGTTGCGGTTGAACGTGGAACCACTCCTCTACAGCGTACG GTTTTTGCTGAGCTTAAAGATTTTGCAACTGAGATTCAGTCAGCTGGATTGGTGTCACCAGCGCTCGTCATCATAGGGAAAGTCGTCGAGCTCTCGCCTTTATGGCCACATTGCACGAAATAA
- the LOC104724454 gene encoding uncharacterized protein LOC104724454 isoform X1 has protein sequence MALVQRIPVSSSSVRNWQQARTTNLSPVCCLHYKTASSSSSSSSPFTEKHSVERYQRDQWLYKAVEPTPPSTPSPSPFEDEVFVRENDIASQLPELKKLLSVLREKRVKGCKGGDCGPGDVYLVGTGPGDPELLTLKAVRVIQSADLLLYDRLVSNDVLELVAPDARLLYVGKTAGYHSRTQEEIHELLLSFAEAGATVVRLKGGDPLVFGRGGEEMDFLQQQGIRVQVIPGITAASGIAAELGIPLTHRGVATSVRFLTGHSRKGGTDPLFVAENAADPDTTLVVYMGLGTLPSLAQKLMDHGLPCDTPAVAVERGTTPLQRTVFAELKDFATEIQSAGLVSPALVIIGKVVELSPLWPHCTK, from the exons ATGGCTCTTGTCCAGAGGATTCCAGTTTCCTCTTCTAGTGTTCGGAATTGGCAACAAGCCAGGACCACTAATTTGAGTCCTGTTTGTTGTTTACATTACAAGActgcgtcttcttcttcttcttcttcttcgccgttTACAGAGAAGCACTCTGTGGAGAGGTACCAGAGGGATCAATGGCTGTACAAGGCGGTTGAACCCACGCCGCCATCGACTCCATCTCCATCGCCGTTTGAAGATGAAGTCTTTGTTAGGGAAAACGACATTGCGTCGCAGCTGCCTGAGCTGAAGAAGCTCTTGTCTGTgctgagagagaagagagttaaAGGCTGCAAAGGTGGTGATTGTGGACCAGGAGATGTGTATCTCGTTGGGACAGGACCAGGAGATCCTGAGCTTCTGACTCTTAAAGCTGTCAGAGTTATTCAAAGTGCCGATCTTTTGCTTTACGACAGGCTTGTCTCCAATGATGTCTTGGAGTTGGTTGCTCCTGATGCTAGGCTTCTTTATGTCGGCAAAACCGCTGGTTATCATAGCAGAACTCAG GAGGAGATTCATGAACTACTCCTAAGTTTTGCTGAAGCTGGTGCCACTGTTGTCAGGCTTAAAGGTGGAGATCCTCTG GTCTTTGGACGGGGCGGGGAAGAAATGGACTTTTTACAACAGCAAGGGATTCGAGTTCAAGTTATCCCAG GGATTACTGCAGCATCAGGGATAGCAGCAGAGTTGGGGATTCCACTAACACATCGCGGTGTTGCAACTAGTGTGAGGTTCCTCACGGGACATTCTAG GAAAGGAGGGACCGACCCTTTGTTTGTTGCAGAGAATGCAGCTGACCCGGATACAACACTTGTCGTTTATATGGGTTTGGGAACGTTACCTTCTCTAGCGCAAAAACTGATGGACCATGGTCTCCCTTGTGATACACCAGCTGTTGCGGTTGAACGTGGAACCACTCCTCTACAGCGTACG GTTTTTGCTGAGCTTAAAGATTTTGCAACTGAGATTCAGTCAGCTGGATTGGTGTCACCAGCGCTCGTCATCATAGGGAAAGTCGTCGAGCTCTCGCCTTTATGGCCACATTGCACGAAATAA